The Oncorhynchus clarkii lewisi isolate Uvic-CL-2024 chromosome 20, UVic_Ocla_1.0, whole genome shotgun sequence nucleotide sequence GATGCTGCCATTCGGTTATTCCGCTGTCTTTTACATGCTGGTCGGATACTTTGATTCTGCATGCGCTGGATCCGTGCTTCTCAACTCAAATGCCATCAAGAACATTCCTTTAGTGGCGGGTCTGAGTCACCCGATAAGCGCGAGCCCAGACGACTTTTCATTTGACAGCGGGACCCAAAATATGGCAATTGATACCATACAGGTAAGCCCAACATCAATTTGTCATAAAAGTTTACTATTTTATATTGATCAAAGTAGGCTATACACTGTGTTGAAATTGGAGGTTTAAAAATGGACCATAGATTCCCTCCGTTAAAATGAACATATTACCATCGGCAATATGCCTATTATTTAAACTGGATACTATTCTAAAAGTTAAATGCATACATGAATCATCTACCTCTCTTCTTTCAGTCTTTGAGTTGCTCCACGGACGAGGAGTGCGGTGACCATGGTTTATGCTTTGTGTCCCGAGGCGCATGTCTCCCGTGCAAGAGGCGCAGGAAGCGCTGTATCCGGGACACTATGTGCTGCCCGGGCAACCAGTGCAGCAATGGTGAGTAGCCTACAAGTCCCAGCTCTTTCATGTTAAATTACACCGTCAAATCTGTTCAATGGAGCCTCAGAAGATGTGTCTGAAGCCACTCCTCGCTGCTTTGAACTTTTGAAGAGAAGTGTAGTCAGTTGAATGTAAGCAATTCAACACACTTGTTGAAAGGACTTGGTGTAATTTCAAGCACATCATCTCATGTTTGAACTTTTTGTTACCTTCCTAGGTGTGTGTTTACCCAGCGATCCTGACATGGTTCAGCACATCCGAACGGAGGACACAGTGCCACCCAGCAATACACACAAGAAAAACTCTACAGTGGAACTGAACTCCAAGTTGCCCACGCAAGATCTTTCACAAACCCCAAAAGGTATGTAAACAAATCAGTTATGATGTTTACCATGGCGAATGGACTCCGGGTGATATATGTCTTGTTATACACCAAGCCAACAATATGCTCATGTAGTTTACTTATTTGTTCAGGTCTGGAAGGAAAGCGCTGCCTGAGGTCTTCGGATTGCACAGAGGGACTTTGCTGCGCCCGTCACTTCTGGTCCAAGATCTGCAAGCCAGTGTTGAAAGATGGTCAGGTCTGCACCAAACACCAAAGGAAAGGCACACACGGTTTGGAGATATTTCAACGGTGTGACTGTGGAGACGGCTTGTCCTGCAGAACACAGGGAGGGGAGCACAACGGCAAGGCAACTCGAAGTCTGCACACTTGCCAAAGACATTGAATCAGCGGGAATCCGTGGGGTTTCGGTAGCCTTTCAGAAAGTCTGACTGGAGGACTGATGTGATTTCTGACAAGACCCGTTTTGTTTTGGTCTTCTGATTTTTGTCACTCAAAAATAGCAGAGTAGTTGTGATTGTTTCTCTATGGAACTTGAGATATATGATTGTTACGGTAAATTACTGTATTGTACATAACTTATAGATAATGGCACTTAATTATTTTTGGTCACAACAACTATTCGAAGAGAAGGTGCTCTCTCTATGCTGTTATCACATCATTGTAAATGTATTAACACTGTGATTTATACAACTTTATATAGATTCTGATataaatttatatttttatttgaaataaaGAGTGTTAAAATATTTAACTGTCTTATGAGATAATTTGCACAATAttgcatcaaatcaaatgtatctataaagccctttttgcatcagccaatgtcacaaagtgccatagagaaacctagagaggaaccaggctctgaggggtggccagtcctcttctggctgtgccgggtggagattataacagtacatggtcaAGATGGATGTTTGTAATTGCATGCAATCATTTCCTCGTTTAGTGACCTACCAAGGGAAAGTGGAATTTAAATGATGCAGTCAAAGGATTGATATTGGCTGTTCCATTAGTCTGACCAATTCCAAAACATGACCTACTGCAAGGTACATGACGCAAGGTATACACCACATTTATAACTATCGATGCATATTGCTACAGTTCTAAAACACTACTTATTATGGAAATAATGTATTCGGCTATATGGGAATCACTGTGATTACAAATCCCAACATCAAACATCTACCACTGTAGTGAGCTGTTTAATTTGATGTACACTAGAACCCGCCCCGTTGCTACTCCTGCCTTCCATGTGGCTGTTTTAGAGAGTGACTTCTAGGGAAGGTGAGAGGCTCACCACACTCCCTTTGGCCTGGTCATCTTGAGCAGAAGAACCGTATGTCCTAACTAACAAATGGAGGCTTGGTTCTAAACTCCCAGCTTAGATAGCCGAGTGAACTCTGATGTTGAACTCTGAACTTGCAGGGAGGTATGAGTGATGTGTGGTGATAGTGTCGTCATGCCTGTCCCAGACCACACGTGTACCGTGGGTACAAGCTTTGCCTGATGCTAGAACAAATTAATTTCATTTTAAAGAGGCATTGCATTAACATACTTCAGCATTCCCATTACATAGTACAAAAAACATCCATCCCTGTCAAGTATTTGTTGATTCAGTATGAAGCATTCGACTTTCTTTGTGTTCCCCCACCTTATAGGTTAACGAGGAACTGCAGAGTTTAAGTATTTACTTCAAGGTGTCAAGCGTGACAAAGCAGAGGGGTAGGCATTTCAAAGCACAGGCTATACAGTTTGCAATTGTCCTCTTCCCATACATGTGCATCAGCTAGCACTAGAGAGGCTTCCTCTTGCTTTTTGTCGAGACCATCTACGGTGGTGGGGAAGACCTAAAACATTGGTGGATGGAATCTCATGTAGCACAATGGTGAGGAGAAAACTCTAAATGACCCACTAGACATACAGTATAACAGCTAATTCTTTGAGGGAAAGAGTTGGCATCTTTAGAATTTCAAAACAAGGGCCTTGCTATTTGATATAAATGTCTAAAGGAAAAGGGAACCCTTTTTAGTACATATTGCTGGTATACACTCATAACGAATCTGCAAACATTCCGCGTGAATCCTCTTTTGCAGTGCAATACAATAAAATAGCAATTTGCCTCTACTCAACAGTGTGAATGTTTGCAGACTACCTCAAATAACCCCTCATGAAGAGTAGTTAAGTAACTGGAGGTTTGCAAACAAACAGAGTTAGAAAAACACCAAAACGTTTACGTGAAATGGGCATTGTGTTTGGTAAAGTATGTACTTTTAAACTCACACACTCAAACCTGTGTTTCTCCTTGACCTGGATGTTGAGGACAAGACATGgttctacatactgtatgtgttttttttatgGGATTGTGAGTTGATCTGCTAAAATGTAGGCTttctaaaaaacaaacaaaatcagAACACGACACAAACCTGTTGATAGTGATATTAGATctgagatcacacacacacacacacacacacacacacacacacacacacacacacacacacacacacacacacacacacacacacacacacacacacacacacacacacacacacacacacacacacacaagcaactgTAATGCAAATCATTAAACATCTACAGTATGAAACCTAAAGATAACCATCAGCATAGTCCACTTGCTCACCTAGAACCTTTCTTCTTGATGGAGCCTTTGGCGTGTTCACCGACTGCATTAACATTCAACTGCAACCCACATCTCTTTAATGGAGTTGAAGAGTTCAAGTGCACAAAGTCCCAGTCTCTCATGACTTCATTTGGTTGCACCCAAAGCAGGTGTAACATATGTAGATGTTATGGGTAGGGGTTACTCTATTACCATACCTATTACTGAATGAGGATGTTGCTAGGCTATTCTTTTCCAAGAACGTACTCACCTGTAAGCAATATAAGTGTATGGAATATAAACTACTGTATGAATAAGGACATCACCACAGATCTCTTTCATTTAAACGATGAAGATCATAACTGGTGAGGCGAGGAAGGGAGATTGTCGCCCCACAACCTGTGGATACACTGCCATCTTTGGCCCTCTGATGTCGGCATCAAAGGACTGAAGATGTTGATTTGATGGGAAAACAGGATGCACAGATGATAAGTAATTAAAACTGCACTTCCGCCTCCCCACTGCCCATTAGTGGCGTGACAATAAATATGTTCTCCGTCCTGTGAACAGGAATAATTCAGGGGATTTAACCTTATTGGATATAACGTGTGTGTGCCACACAACAACTTCCTGTTCATATGGCTGAATGGGATGTACCAATTAATGTGCCCTGATGCAAATGAACTGTGGTGACTCATTAGGGATAACCTGTGACGATTTTGCACTTCCAGGAGATGGCACTTGTGCGAGAACAATATTTCCGCTGTTAGACTTCAAAAAGACAAGCAATATGTCAGATGTTATTAAGTACGATAAAAAAGCATGGCGTTGACTCTTTTACAATAAGTGCATAACCATTTTAACATAACATCCTGGTAATTTTGTTTTTGGGTCAGTGATATAGCAAAAGTAGTTTACAGCATTAACATAGATGACCCCGGTACTAGCAGCTGTGTATTTTTTACTAGCAGCCTGACTGCCACGTTTGAAAATGACAGACGTGAAGATCCAACTGGAATGATGTCCGGCGTCACACACAGGGGCTCACAGAGGAACGGGCGTCTGAAGAGCAGACGGCTGTCTGCGGGGTCAGCACACAAACAGGCAGGAACAGTCAAACAcctttactgttgtgggtttacccAAAGGCTGGTCAGAGACAGAAATTATTTAAATCTTCAAGTAAAAGCTAGCTGATGGTATTACCGTAGGCCTTTACACCAATACCCGTACTGTATgtgttgaaaatggcagatttgggcactgataaGTGCATCAATTGGaacacagtggctgtacagtaacattctATAAATGATGTCAGAGCTCAAGTTCTGCTcttcacagcgctgtatgggttttgacctgcggccgttctgaacttgagcatcTCACGcgacaagaagttgcccccatTCCTCCGCTAATTAGGcaacttttgcaaatgttttggTGTCTGAGTGAAGGAAATGCTATAAATTAAGAGGACTAGATGTATTTGGAAATATGAGACGTTCaagattataataaataccgctttgatgtTATACTAGCAAGCCAAATGTGCACTTTACATTTTCATATAAAACTCGTGTCATAAACAGTGTCAACCTTGAtaatcactatgtttgatgtacagttacaagatgacatggcgtcataccctgggttgttctgaacagaatgagcctgtttgtCTAAGTGTGAAGAAAATTTGccgcagaacacacacacacctgaattaACTCATGTCTCATTCTATGCGCATCAAAAtgatctgtttctctgaattgcctttTGAAAGCCTAATACTGTATTGTATAACTTAGCTAGTCGCATTGGCAAtcgaacaagctttcaaatgatgcccacctgacccagattctAAATTATAATGGTCAatttttggattgcgtaaacaacaatAGTTATTGTGTAATGGcagggatgcagggttgtgttccaaacaaaacaactggAAGTGTGcctgctctagttcctcaacggcacagcttGGAGAGCTCAAAaaacaccttatagttgaagactcttctttgagtcatgaaagtgcattgaaatgaTTTAGGAACTGTGGAGACACCAGGTAGTCGTCTCACTCAAACCATTTTTGTTGTTGGTCATATGTTGCATCTACCCCACATTTGCCAGGAATACTGTTATCTTGTTATTGGACTTACCCAGGGTATTTTCAGATGtcgttatcaacaaatgcggCAGAAAGTGACATAATGTTTGGATATAGTCTTGTTTCAGGTGAACTGCTTTGTCCTCAACTTTGTCCTAATCATTTCCCCCATAGCTCCAAACGGTTTCCTTTCAATGGCTAACATGCTTATGCATTTCAAATTTCCTCTGTAAGAAACATCTCAATTTagccatataggccaattcccatgaGTGTAAAAGCTTAAGGATCAACATCTATTGTACTTTATATGTAGCCTAATAGTGATTATGTCCATTTCCAATACATTGATTACAAGGCAGTTTACCACATTGCCTGGGAGCTGCAGATGTATTATAGACAGACTATATTAACTTTGAATTTTCCCCCCTCATTATCTAACCAAATATCTTGATCTCTGCCAAAAGCATAATATTTCAAATCTTTATTGGACTCAATCAGAAGATGCTTGCCTCTTTGCCAGACAGAAATTGACAGCCTACCACAGATATGGGGATGGATTTCTCATCTGGAAACATGAACTTGGTCACAGCCGCAATGACAAGGATACGCAGCATGCTGTCTCTATCAACACAATCTGTGTGCTTAAACTCCCTCCTTCCAATTCTTTCCAATTCATTCAAATCAAACTTCTATTGTTGTCCAACAGACTTTCCTGCAGGATGCTAATGTCTCCAGGCTACATCTGTGCCAGGCAGGTGTAGCCTCTCTGTgctgacggggggggggggggggggacacacacacacacacacacctgtcataaGATTACTAGACTGCCCTGATATTCcaacataataaaataataaaggtGGACATTAAAAGGCAATATCCTTGACTACCCTATAGTAACAtacgggagagagagacaaagaggaaaGTGATGATGAACTGAGTGACTGGCCTCTGTCGTAAATCCAACCTCTGATTTACAGTGAAGGGGGCTGGGGAAAGGCAAACCAAGGTGAGCCACACCGGACTGtaaccagctgtgtgtgtgtgtgtgtgtgtgtgtgtgtgtgtgtgtgtgtgtgtgtgtgtgtgtgtgtgtgtgtgtgtgtgtgtgtgtgtgtgtgtgtgtgtgtgtgtgtgtgtgtgtgtgtgtgtgtgtgtgtgtgtgtgtgtgtgcatgtgcgcgcgCGTGTGGGAAGACACCACAGCCAACCTAACCTCAACTATAGCCTTGTAAGCCAGGGAAGGTAAATAGATGCTTTGCTTCAGACTCTTAACACTAAAACGTGACACCGTGTTTTGCTGGCTTGAAGAGCTGATGATTCACACAAATACAGgactgtgatactgtatgttccaAAATATTATCCTAGCATTAACCACAGGTTTACTTCTGCCACTCAGTCACAGAGATATTCCTTTGATATGGTGAATCTCAGCTTAACTCAGACGCATGTTGATTTAACATGACAGCAGAAGTTCATGTGATTCTTGTGTTACTGAAGCGGATTACCTTGATAGCAGTAATTAAAGAATGGAAAGTATTTAGCTATAATGATTTAATGTCTGGTGGAAAGTCATATGTGAAGACTATTCTTGTCAATGTCCTGTGAACATGCAAACTAATCCACTTACAGTAGACTGCTATCCCAGCGAACACACAACCACCACAATGTTGCCTCAAAGTCTGTCCAGATTAAGCCCACTGAAGGCCTCTCAGGTAAGTGTCATAACAAATGACAGATTCAACAAGTTCCAGTGCTTCAGTCCTACCtggtttgaaaaaaaaaatgttgtttcgGTGTAACCTCAAGCCAACTACTACAAATGGGATTTCAACGTTACCTGCACCGAGAGCCTAAACAAACcacatttttatatttatatatatatatatatatatatatatatatatatatatatatatatttggactTAGTTAAAATGTTGAAAATGAGCCCGCGGTCCTCTTTTACCGACAACCTTGTATtttcaacaacatcaacataatTAGCATATTCCTCATGtccagaaaaaaaacaagaaaatgtccGCAGGCTTTTTTACAACACCCCCAAAATTATTCATGATGCAAAAACTGCCAAGGTCGGTGTCGCCAAAGGTTTTTaacagtctgtaaacaatttttatACAAAACAGGTCATTATGAAGCCTAGCGTACCTCTACATGCATCCAGGTTGCAAAGAACCACACCACCTGGCATAGTCGTACACTAAATATCAGATCCCGTCAAATAATATGGGCCTATAACATAAAATAATGACATCTAATGAAGGCCCATTTCATAGACTATGAATGAGTGTCCAAGCCCAGTCCTCTACAGCTGCAGACACGTCTGATTCAGGCAGGCAATGCTTCAAACTGGGCCTCCTAGACATCCCGACATACCAGCCTTTCTAGATCGATGCATTCAGTTCAGAGCATCAACTAAAAAGCATACAAATGTCATGTCTGGCTTTTgtgccagacaaaattaaatacGATAAataaggcgggggggggggggggggttctcatcTTTGGGGAAtcctaataaatactaaatactcAAATCTCCTGATGTTCAATATTATGGCCAATTATGTCACATCTATTTATCCTCGTGGCTTTTTGAAGGGAAGCAGCAGAAACCCATTTACCGTGCGTCTCCATGGTGCTTTGGACAGTTTACAGGGCTTAATAGATTTAATAGACTGGGGGCTGCCTACTTTTGATACCACCTCTTCCCCCGTGAAAAACATAATGTTCCCATTTGTTTCTACACTAAAGACTGACTTACACCAGACAAAGAGGGGGCTACACACAAGCTCATTCGCTTAAGCCTATAAATCCACAAGAAAGAGGAGACAACTTGACATCTCGGGGAGGTGTATAAATGTGTTGGATTTTCTCCTCTCGGCGGCTGTTGTCCGGCAGTGTGAGCCATTGGGTTAAACAACGCTGGATCTAATGCAGGCCATTACTCACACATGACTATCGTTCTTCGTCTGCCAACAGGAACAGTAGGCAGCTTTTAAAGTTCGATGACACACTTCAAAAAGTTGTGCAGTCACAGGTCTGCCGCTATCTGAAGACAAACAACATTTAGCACTTTGGTGTCTATTAACAATGATGAACCAGCTGCCAGATGGGGAGGGAAGAAAGGACTCGAAGAGCTGATAGAAAACCTCAATACTTCCTCCACCCAACATAACCCAGTTCACCCAGGGCCATTGGTCTAACCCTTTAAAGggccaatcagcagttgaaacaataaccgAGCCTGCAGCAACTGACCATCcttgatatcaaaatgatagttttaaccacgTTTTGAGGCTAtaaggctctattcaatctgtacaACTGAAGGGTTACGGATTCTGCAGTGGAAACGTGATGgccatttccgattgagccgacataggCAACATTTATTAGGAATGAAGTCTCCACTAAAGcaagaacattgcctttaaatttcaaccacgctgtaaagctgaacttccccgatgcggattgaatagagctcatagtgtttgtttacatttgctTTGTTAACAAACATTGGAGTAGAACAAGCAGCTTGTTACAAGcttatatttgggttctgatggggtacgatagttaaactaagctcatgaggcatttctaagttatattcgtCAAGAATCAATGTGTACATATCATTTAtacgtaaaaaaataaataatggatgcagcaactgctgattgcctcttgaacaaatacaaatgttttCTCTACCATCCTTTTCTCTCAGAATATGAATGAACTAAAAACACTTTCTTCTCATCTGTGCTTGAAACAAATACCATAAATAAAGCAGAGAGGAATTGGGAGGGGTTGGTGTACATTACCAGACTTCAAAAGAACTTCTCTGCCCCAACAGCTACGGTAGTGTGGTTATTTTCAAGGTGCCTATTCATGTGAAAAGACTTGGGGCAAGATCATTCACCGTTACTTGAGGACACTCACCCGCTTCCTCTAAAAGAGAAAGAGGTCAAAACAAATCTCTGAGAACTCGAAACTGCCAAAAGGGATATGTTTTGGGTAAAAGAAGTGACCCTTTCACCCAAAGGCAATATCAATTAACCTCCGGTTTTACAGTCTGGTGAGCTGTGAGAAAATACTCTCTCACACAGCAGCTCTAATGATAAGATAACCCAGAAATCTCAGGGtctgctgtaaaaaaaaaagaaaaaaaaggttTGGCATTTTGAATTACATCAGAAATCCAAATAGTCCCAAGTTCTTTAATGAATGCCTTTCATTTTCTGTCAAACTAGAATAAGAATCTTCCCGATGCGAATGAGAACAATTATACATTTGAGATGTCGAATCACAACCAGAATGATGATTTATTGCCTCCATTAAGAGGAAAGATCCTTTTATTCCACAGTGTTATCACCAACACGTCGATTGCTCTGTTCTTGCAATGTTTTGATTCTCCCTTTTCACATGATAGATGGTGCCTGTGACAATTAGGCTATCAGTCACGAGTCATTGACTCGACATGAGGGTTGCTTTTCTCAAGTCAAAACTCAAAAGACACTCATTTCGCGTATGACCCATCTTCCTGTCCATCTCCGTCACGCCACTATtgtcctttttaaaaaaaaatcatctaTTGATTTTGTCGGAGATTAAAGGACTGGCTTTCATTATCACAGTAATGTGCTGTTTCAACTGTCCATATGGAAACACTTGTCAGGCAGACCTGAACTTGTCTGTCACAATGCAGTCAGAGGCTGTGACAGAGGTGGATATGAATGCAGAAGCCCAGAGTGAATAACCATGCATTCTGGAGATGACTGTATTGAAGAATTGAAAATTGTATAAAGATGCCATTGTGGTGATAAATATTGACATATCTAACCAGATGCCCAACTGCTGATTAAGAGTGTGTGTGGTCTTTTCTTCCTGCATATATAACAACCTCACAAACTGTGCCTGTGGTCACCTCATACAAGACTCATTACATTGCAAAAACAAGTAAGActgatatataaaaataaaacactgagTAAGGATGCCAAGACCCCAACCATTACTCTCACTGCTGATATATGCAACAAAAAAATGCCTTCCTGCGGTGACACTAAATGACAGTATTTTTTTCCCACAATTACAAACAAGGCACTCTCGATACCTCTCCTGCCAATACCTTGGTTTCAGCTCCGTTTGTGGTGGCTTAGCCTTACGCGCGTGGTTTTGCAACAGCTCAAAAACATTCACCAGCGGCATGCGAGTGGTTTTGATGAAAACCATGCATAGCAAACAACCTTAACGGTTATTTCTCTTGATAGGGCACGTACGTACATCTTTTCACAACGAGGGCCAAATCCAAAAAGAACGTGACGAGTAAAAGAACGTGTCGTTTCTTTCCCACAGCCTCTCTGGAATGATGAGAGGTGCAGCGCAAGGCCGTGTCTATGACAACCCTCAGAGAGTAGAGACCCTACTGATTAACGGGACAGGAATGGCTAGCCAGCGCCGCGCAGCGTTGACACGTTGAGTGGCGCCTGTGTGCAGGTGAAGGAAGCCCTCTTAATAACACAGAGCATTTACCTATCAGGTAAGAACAACTGTCTTTGGAGTCTGAGACGACTCCTAATCCCATCCCTGGCCCACAGGTGCTTCCCATCCAAATAAACTTGTTTACTAAGAGGCTTCTTACTGTGGGATGATGACAAGAAACACCAGGAATGTCTATTGCGAACAGTGCCGAGCCAAGCTAGTAATTGGGCCATTTGTTTTACACAAACACTTCTGAGAAGATACAGTCCAGACAGAGAATTCCAAATTAGAACCAGCAAAGCTATTTACAGAAACTATTCCGTGAGGAAGACCACAAACATCAACAGCATTTTGCTTTGCTATTTTTTCCAGAGATATGAGTAAGAGATCACTCGCCAACTGATATACTGACTACTATTAGCATTCCACAATCCAGATGGTCGAAAGATGTACCGCTTCAGTAAGTATTCGCTACCATCCGGCACAGTGGCAAAACCAGTTCCTTGAGAGGATGGCCATCATACACCTTCTTACACTGAGCCATACCTGTTCCCATGGCTGACTGACAATGAGCACGTTACGTGCACACAATATTATGATTATTGTGAATAGTCaaattaatataatagtttgattcAAATGGCTACATGCTTTGCAAAAAATAACCATTTCCCTAATAATCTAGTTTACGTGGACATATCTGAAATCAGGCAACCTGATGGGACTTTGATAAATGCAGAAGATCACCAATCAAAATAAACGGTCTACCACagtgaccatgttatttttgggaagcatATTTGATTCGGAGTTCGgacaaatgttcagtttttccaagcTCACTTCACTTGTGCAAAAGAAGGAAGCTGGTGTTAGCACATCCACAGATCAAATACAGCACTGTAACTCTGATTAAGGCCATTAAATCAGAGGAGGCTGGAggaaggagctataggaggacgagcTCAGCGTAAcgactggaatggaattaatggaatgatTTCGAAGACCTCAAATATAtagaaaccacgtttgactccgttcaatgaattccattccagccattacaacaaCCCCATCCTCCTATaggtcctcccaccagcctccactggtttaaATGTCCTAATAGAAggccacagatgatgcaatctctattgcactccactctgccgtttcccacctggacaaaaggaacacctacatttgaagtcggaagttaacatacaccttagccaaatacatttaaaaactctttttcacaattcctgacatttaatcctagtaaaaagtccctgtctttggtcagttagcatcaccactttattttaagaatgtgaaatgtcagaataatagtagagagaatgatttatttcagctttcatcacattcccagtgggtcagaagtttacatacactctattagtatttggtagcattgcctttaaattgtttaacttgggtcaaatgtttttggtagccttccacaagcttcccacaataagttgggtgaattttgtcccattcctcctgacagagctggtgtaacggagtcaggtttgtaggcatccttgctcacacacgctatttcagttctgcccacacattttctataggattgaggtcagggctttgtgatggccactccaataccttgactttgttgtccttaagccattttgccacaactttggaagtatgcttggggtgattgcccatttggaagacccatttgcgaccaagctttaacttcctaactgatgtcttgagatgttgcttcaatatgtccacatactttccttcctcatgatggcatctattttgtgaagtgcaccagtccctcctgcagcgaagcagcc carries:
- the LOC139375602 gene encoding LOW QUALITY PROTEIN: dickkopf-related protein 1-like (The sequence of the model RefSeq protein was modified relative to this genomic sequence to represent the inferred CDS: inserted 2 bases in 1 codon; substituted 1 base at 1 genomic stop codon), translated to MYKSCIRNPRITVVVYSSYXYTYLPSXVVGYYCILELVPFVHTTTISTLAMMLPFGYSAVFYMLVGYFDSACAGSVLLNSNAIKNIPLVAGLSHPISASPDDFSFDSGTQNMAIDTIQSLSCSTDEECGDHGLCFVSRGACLPCKRRRKRCIRDTMCCPGNQCSNGVCLPSDPDMVQHIRTEDTVPPSNTHKKNSTVELNSKLPTQDLSQTPKGLEGKRCLRSSDCTEGLCCARHFWSKICKPVLKDGQVCTKHQRKGTHGLEIFQRCDCGDGLSCRTQGGEHNGKATRSLHTCQRH